The following is a genomic window from Palaeococcus ferrophilus DSM 13482.
AAGAGGAACATAGTCTACAACCTCGATTTGAACGTGCCGGAGGGTGCGGTCTACGGTTTTCTCGGCCCCAACGGTGCCGGAAAGACCACCACGATAAAGATGCTCACCGCCGCCCTAAGGCCCACCTACGGCGAGATAAGGATTTTCGACATGGAAATGCCCCGGGAGAGGGTAAAGATAATGAAGAACGTCGGCTACATGCCCGAAACGCCGATAGCCTACGACAACATGACCATTTTCGAGTTCTTAACCTACATGGGGCGCCTCTCCGGGATGAAGAGGGACGCCTCAAGGGAGAGGGCCAAGGAGCTGATGGCGTACGTGGGCGTCGGGAGGATAGCGCTCAACAAAATGAAGGAGCTCTCAAGCGGACAGAAGCAGAGGGTCATGTTCGCGATGGCGCTCATGAACGATCCCGAACTGTTAATCCTCGACGAGCCCACCGCCAACCTCGACCCCCTCGGGAGGATAGAGTTCATCGGCAGAATTCTGGAGCTGGCAAAGGAGGGAAAGACGATTTTCGTGAGCTCCCACATAGTCAGCGAGATAGAGAGGATGTGCAACCACGTGGGGATAATCAACCAGGGGCGCATAATAGCCCAGGGAAGGATAAGCGAGCTGACGCAGGTGGAGGAGAACGAGTACGACGTGATAACCTCCGACAACGGGAAGGCACTCGCCTACCTCCGCGAGAGGCCCTACGTGAGGGAGGCATGGGAGGAGGACAACGTTCTCAGGGTAATCGTGGAACCGAAGTTCCGCGACGAGTTCTTTCTGGCGTTTCCAAAGTACCTGAGCTCCGAGGGGATAAGGCTCAAGCTCTTCAAGCCCCACACGAGCCCCCTCGAGAGGATTCTCATGGAGAAGTTCAGCCTGGAGGTGGAAGAGTGATAGGCGTCCTCTACTCCAGCGAGGTCTCGCGGATCATCAGGGCGAGGCGCTTCAAGGTTATGCTCGCTGCCATGCTCCTCCCAGTGATAGTCTACTTCTTCACCCACGAGGAGATAACGGAGTACGGGGCGAGGGCCCTCGAGCGCTCCTTCCAGATAGTGACCTCGGAGTTCATGGTGAACTTCTGGCTCAGCGTCATCGGCCAGCTCGTGGCGATAATCCTCATGAGCGACCTCCTCGCGAGCGAGATTGACCGCGGAACCATAAGGCTCCTCCTCACAAAGCCCATAAGGAAGAGCGAGATCGTATTTGGCAAGTTCCTCGCTGGACTTACGGGCCTGGCAATCCTCTTTGGGGTTCCCTACATGCTCCTTCAGGTTTACGGGGTTCTGCTCTACAAGGCCGGCCTCGAGGGCTTCACGGCCACGCTCGATGAAACGCTCTATGCCCTCGGTGTCACCCTCCTCCTTCTCGGGAGCCTGGGTGCGCTCGCGATGCTGCTCTCAATCCTCGTCTCACGCCCCCTCTACGCTTCCCTCTCGGCCTTCGCCCTCGTCTTCGTTGCGCAGTTCATCCTTCCCCAGCTGCCCTTTTTTGACAACCCCGAGCGCTTTACGCTAAACTACCAGGTTGGAGTTCTCCTCAAGAGCAGCTTCACCCTCCACGCGGGTCTCGACGCTTACAAAGGAGAACCGGCAATGTCAGCGCTGTTCTTCGTAGGAGCCATCCTGGCGGCGCTCCTCTTCACCCTGCTGGGGATTTACCGCAAGGAGTATCCGGAGTGAGGTGATGAAGGTGAAGAAATTCCTCACGTTCCTCCTCCTTCTCCTCTTTTCCGCGAGCGTCGTGGCCTACTCCGTTGAGGTCGGGATTGACGAGGTGCTCATCGTTGATGGCAGCGTGGTCACCTTCGACGCCTCCCCCTCGGGGAGCCTGATATACCTCCGCGTCGAGGGACCGGAGGGAGTGAACTCGAGCGTGCTCGGGTTCGGGGGGAGCCTCTACTTCAACGGGGTCAACTACACCATCGGGCGTTTTGACCCGGCCACAGAAAAGCTCGTGCTCCACCTCGAGGGGAATTACTCCAATGTGGAGGTCTTGAGGAAGAAGGACTTCTCCGTCGAGGTGGTGGAGGCGTTTGACACGTACACGAAGCTCCGCGTGAGGTGGGAGGGCTACTACGGCATAAACGACACCCTCCGCGTTTACTCAAACGGCATCCTCCTCAAAGAGCTCTCCGTGAGTATGGGAAGGGGAGATGAGGTAATTTTCACCGTGCAGACGCCCCCCTCCCGCTCCCTCGTGCTCTCCCTGGGAGGCATCACAAAGAACGTCCTGATAGAGAAAACCCGCCCTCAGGTGGAGGTGAAGAGACTCAGCAGGGATGAGAAGCTCCACGCAACCCTCCTAAATCACGGAGATGGGGTGAACGCTACCGTTTCGCTCACCTCCGGCGGTCTGACGCTTGAGAAGAGGGAGGTGTACCTCCCGAGGGGGGAGGAGGTCGAGGTCGCCTTCGAGAGAAACCCCCTCCAGGGGGCCATCGTGCTCAACTACGGCGCCGTGGCCCAGGAGAGCTTTTACTTCGAGCCCCCCGTGATTTCCGTCGTCTCCTACTCCCTTGAGGGCGATGCCCTGAGGCTGAGGCTCAAAAACGAAGGCGGCTACTTCCACGGCAAGGTCAGCCCCACGAGCAACTCCGTCGTTATCGGCTCTCCCCTATCCGTTGAGCTGACCCTCCGGGAGGGCGAGGAGAGGGAAGTGACGTTTAACCTCACCGCGGATGTGAGCTACGTCACGGTTCTCATAAGCTCCCCGGAATTCACGACCAGCGTGCCCCTTAGCCTCGAAAGGGGCCTCCGCGTTGAGTTCGTCAACGATTACTCGAGGGCCTACCTCGGCGGCTCCGCCGTTTACAGCATTCTGATCACCGGGAAGGGGAGGGTGGAGCTCGGGACTTCGGGACTGCCGGACTCTGTGAGCTACGCGTTCTACTACGGCCAGAACGAGGTTAAAACCCTTAACGTTGATGGAAGCGCCCAGCTGACCCTCGTGGTTTCGCTCCCGAGCTTCCCCTCGGGCTTCCGGGTGGAGGGCATGGTGAGGTTCAACGCCACGGTTAACGGGGAGAACTATCCCCTAACCCTTGAAGTTGCCGGGGCCGGAAGGCTTCCCGTCTACGGGGACAACTGGCTCGCGAAGAGCAACTTCACGTCGGAGACCCACTACCTCGGCCTTCCCTACCACGTGGTGTGGCGCGACGTAAGTCCCCCCTACATTTTCGAAAACGCCACGGGGGAGAAGATAGCCCTCCTCTACGGCAGGTACGTCCGCCAGGGGGAGGACCTCAAGCTCCACATCCTCAGCCCCTACGGGGAGATACTCCACACATCGGAGGCACCGGCTGGAAGGCCCGACTTCCTGGTGTTCAACGAGAGCGAGTTCATGGCAATGGTTGAAGGGAAGGGTTTCTTTAACTCCGTGCTCCTGGTGGCGCGCTACATGGATAAACCGGGGAACCTCACGCTCAGCATGAGAAGGAAGCCTTTCGGAGAGGGGCTCGAGGTTATAGTGCTCAACGCGACAGCCCTCAGGGGGAGGAGCCTCACCATAAGGGCCAGCGGGGAGAACCTGGAGCTGAGGGCGTACCACTTCACGCTCAACAGCGAGAGGGAGGACTTTGACCCCCTGGGCGACCCGAAGAAAGCGGAGTTCAGCGCGAAGGGAGACACCGTTTCAGGAAGGATAGCCGTGAGGAGCGACGAGGACTTCGTGGCAATAGTTGTGAGGGGAACCGGCGAGGTGAGGCTCTCCCTTGAAGCGGGCGGCACGGTCATAGGCGCTTCCGAAGTGACTACGCGGTGGGCGTACATGGCGGTTTTGGGGCTGGGC
Proteins encoded in this region:
- a CDS encoding ABC transporter ATP-binding protein — encoded protein: MDVIRTEKLTKFFGKRNIVYNLDLNVPEGAVYGFLGPNGAGKTTTIKMLTAALRPTYGEIRIFDMEMPRERVKIMKNVGYMPETPIAYDNMTIFEFLTYMGRLSGMKRDASRERAKELMAYVGVGRIALNKMKELSSGQKQRVMFAMALMNDPELLILDEPTANLDPLGRIEFIGRILELAKEGKTIFVSSHIVSEIERMCNHVGIINQGRIIAQGRISELTQVEENEYDVITSDNGKALAYLRERPYVREAWEEDNVLRVIVEPKFRDEFFLAFPKYLSSEGIRLKLFKPHTSPLERILMEKFSLEVEE
- a CDS encoding ABC transporter permease, translated to MIGVLYSSEVSRIIRARRFKVMLAAMLLPVIVYFFTHEEITEYGARALERSFQIVTSEFMVNFWLSVIGQLVAIILMSDLLASEIDRGTIRLLLTKPIRKSEIVFGKFLAGLTGLAILFGVPYMLLQVYGVLLYKAGLEGFTATLDETLYALGVTLLLLGSLGALAMLLSILVSRPLYASLSAFALVFVAQFILPQLPFFDNPERFTLNYQVGVLLKSSFTLHAGLDAYKGEPAMSALFFVGAILAALLFTLLGIYRKEYPE